The region GGAAATGATCCTTCTTTACCTCGCAATTATAGGCCAATTTgtctcaccagctgcgtatgcaaggttatggaaaagatgataagcaaacgcctcaCGTGGGTACTCggatcggaaaaccgattatgtaatatccaatgtggttttcgtaagcacagacccgccgcagaccatcttgtttgACTGGAGACAGCCATTAGAGATGCCTTCCTGAAGAAGGAatatcttgtggcggtcttctttgatctagaaaaggcttacgatgccacatggcggtatggcattctgcaaactctgcatgattggggacttcgtggcagtctaccAACATTTATTGCTAAATTCATTGCAGAGCACCGCACTTTGTaatgaacatctccaagaaaactgcgttccgcaggggtctgtattaagcaTTCTTCTTTTCCGCATTGTGATCAATGGCcttgcccactgtgtgggtgaccgagtatcttctctgttgtacgctgatgtttcattttatattagAGCTCCCGATTTTTACCATCCATcagtcgacagttgcaactggtcatcaacgtgTTATCAGAACGGGCTCTTCGCAATAGTTTTAAATTCTCCACTATAaaaacgcagtgtgtccacttctatAACAATCGTGGActgcatccacatcctgaactgcgtcttaatgaagtagagttgcaatatacagacaatgcgagattttttattatttttgaatataaattaacgtgggaggagcatatacgtgatttgagaaggtgttgcggaaaaaatgttaaatattttacgccttttgtcaggggttcacAGGGGTACAGACCacatagtgcttttacgtctttatCGTGCTCTTATCCGGTcgaagctggattatggctgttttatttatggctcagcaaataaatccaaGTTACCTCTCTTGGACATTATCCATCATCATGGGTTTCGACTACCTATAGGGGCCATCCGAACTAGTCGGATAGAGAGCCTGTATTCGAAGCAGGGAagccatcactgtatcggcgacgtaatgtcttgttgtgctcatatgctgtaAAGCTCCGCTCACAGCCCGcgcacaattcttacgactccttttaccatctgtctctttacggccgatacagtaaAAATCCATGAAGACTTcatccagcaggtgtgcggtttcgtgaactgcttTGCGAGCTCGACATCTGCCTGTCAACAGTTCGCACAATGGAATATACGACCACTCTACCATGGATTATGTAAGTCTGAGccgaagttttaagaattttacaccagcttttgtttatagacttcgttttatcGAACTTTTACCACAgtttccaaattattcattagtaatTACTGACGGATCCcaagtaaatgattgtgttggttgttgcTTTGTTGCAAATAGacacatatttaaatataaattgagcaGTACCCTAGTGTTTTTACCGCAGAACTATATACTTTTTATagagctttattgtttttaattagacaaccccggagcagattccttatctgctccgactcttaAAGCGCCATTCAGTCCCTGCAGCGTTTGAATTTTAATGATCCACttgtgttgagaacccaggaATTTTTCCATACTCTCCTaacctctgattatgagattggagtagtgtggagtCCGGGTCATGATGGCATTCCTGGAAACGAGGCAGCGGATGCTGCAGCACGGGATGGTGCTATGAATGGGTCTGAGGTGTATTGGCGTGCGAGGTGGCAAGATATTCAGGTAATTACCTGAAACATAtgttatggtggcaatgggaaggagaatggtctgcacaatagggaaataaattacgaagaataaagaatactgttcgcatttgggattcgtccacaagagcgacACAACATGAAGAAATATTACTCACCCAGTTGTGGATTGGACACTGACATCTGACGCATGGCCATCTCCTATGCAGCGAGCCATGTGATATATGCCATGTTCTACTTACAGTGGAACATTTTTATCGcagtgtagaaaatatgaccgtgtccgttgGCAGTATGGAATTTGGCCGACTCTACGTAACAcccttggaaatgattttaattgtacaaatgcagttttgagatttttatcgaatacaggacttgacaggatgatatattgttttattgatccgttttacttatcttccggaccctttacatccggaggtcacattcgttgttttatatatgtttttaacaCACTTGACATTTGGACCTTTTACATGCGAGCATTTTAGAAATgagccagataatttatttctggtggcatatgatttattattttattacttcctTTTAAATACCAGCTAAAGTATGTGAGCTGCTCactgttatgttttttatgcatcaccctgttgaaactgcatttgtttgccttggtttaaccgtgacaacgctttttagttcttttaagcattcaaattattgtattttgtttctgtttttggAGAATTTTAGATTAGGGTGCAAATAATCATAGTAGCTATTATGACATGTTccatatcatgtatatgatcagtggatgcAATAAATGATTGCGATTATTATGATTATAGCTGACGCGtccttttaaaccccactaactaactatgAAGTCCTCTTATTGTATTCAAAACGTGTATTTAGCATTTGCACTAGTGGACAAATGGAAAGAGACGTACCAGTGGTTAATATCATAGGCGTCGATCGAAATAATCGTGGTAAGAGGTCACATACTGATCTACCTTCAGCTATGAGACCTGTGCCGCACATATTCCATGAGCTACCATAGCTGTGAGTAGATGAATCTTGTATGTCTGTGTGATATAGCACAAGATAAAGAACAGCAACAGTGAATTTCTAACAACTTCACATAGTGAATGCTTTGACGAGAAGTTGAGTGACCTGATTAGGGACCTAAATCTCTCCAAGGAGTCCTCTGAATTGTTCATCTCCAGAATAATTCAGCCTGGAACAAAAGTTACATTTCACTGAAGGTAGCAAAGGATTTGCTgccaatttttacttaagacaaGTACCAAGTAGTCTGGAAAGACATCGGAGGCCTTCTGACGAAAATGAGTGTCTCAGAATATACTCCAAGTGCTGCCTTTCCATCAATAGCAGTTCAAGGTGTGGTTTGAAATGTGTTCTTTTAAGCAATGCCAACAAATATGCCTCCATTCCATTTGGTCACATGAAAGAAGAGTACAATTTCATCCCTTTAGTCCTGGAAGAGATAAAATGCCAGAAACATCAATGAATCATCTGTGTAGACTTGAAAATGATTTTCTTCTTGGACAAAACAAAGTGGCTACATAAATATTCTTACTTTCTATAGATTTTGGATAGTATGGCCAAAGATAAACTTTGGGTCAGAAAGGATTGGCATCCAGGGCAAGATGTGCTAGCGGGTCCATAATCAattccggttgggacaagttgcctagTTATGGTTTTGCCtgtactcattaagagcaaatgctggaaaaTATTCGGCTCTGGAGCCTGAACTCATTTAactcatttcgccgtcattaccaccttcatctcattcagacactagagaaacatagatgttgataaagcatcgtaaaataaacaattaaaaaataatctgTTGTTCGTGGATCTGTATACGATTACCTGAAACATTAAAGTGTTTCTCCAATAAATACAGTTCAACAAGATTGAAGCTTCATCCAAGGCACTACATACGAAATAAGCGAGTGCCACTACATTTCAACTACAACTATTATAAATACTTCCACAGTGTCTACCGAAGATATGGAAGAAAAGTTAGTTACATTTTAATTACCACAACTTAATTATTACACATATGCATCATGGAAAAATATTAATCATATTTCATATCTTACGCTCTCATCAAACTTGTTGTTTAAGTTCTCTAGTCTTCATTTGAACGGACATGCAGCCAACTTAAATCTGGGGACATTATGGACCAAAGTTTTTCCAGGGACAGACAGCAAAATTCGGTGACTGTCCTCGGGAAACGGGGACATCTGGTAGCCATATCCTAGACTGTTAGACTGGCATTTGTAATCTCTGACTTACGAGCACAGCTGCTCAGGCAGTGGCACCaagaagaaataagtaaagaggAACAATATGCGTAATTTCGTTATCCACGATCATTCGATAGTTTACAATCATTACATTTCGTTACCAATTCTCTAAATTAGTTACTATCGTTGCCAGTACACACATTAAACTTCACATCACtcttcttttatttaagtttactTTGGAAAATTCGTGTACTGGATGGTTTTAGCCTTGACATCATACAAAGCTACGAACCCCGCCCAGTGTATAAAGAGTGTTTTCTGTATCTATAAATATTAGTGGGAAACGCTTGACAAATGAGTTCCAGTAAGCATGGTGTTTATAACCACCTTCACCTGCACTACCTACTACCATTTAAAGTTATATATCCATCCATAGCACGCCAGGATATAGTGCAACTCCCAACAGACTGTTATTTCACACAAATTTCTCACCTCTGGTTGTGAACTGTCTACTCATTAACAGCAATGGAAACATTCCAATCTAATCTTCAGTCCATTCAAGATACAAACATGTAGGCTAAACAAACGCATGTGTCTGAAGTCCTTCCCATCTGGTGAAGGACAAAGAATTTCCATATGGCACCTAGAACGCGACAGCAATTAGGTCCAGCCTGGAAACACATCTGTTCTATATTTTCAAAGCCTTTATGGTAAACTCATTTTTTCTAAAAGCGAcaaggaaataatatatttcaagctGTTATAAGACTAATTACGAGAGACAAgaaagaacttgaaatgtaggtGGGGTCGATAACAAACTTTTCACAGTGAACCAGGATAACATAACAAGACGGTCGTGTAATGGTGCATTAACCCAAACAAAGAGATGGATTTCTGTTCCTTGTAATGTATTAGAGTAGATTATCCTGATAGCGGAATCAGATGGCAGATAGACAAAAGTAAGATTCCCAACACAACAACAAAATGTGGAAACACTATCATAATTGAAGATGGATTAAAACAGAAACTTTTTgccataataaattaaaaaccaaGAAGTGTACACAAAAAACACTGCATACATTCCCAGTTTCGACACATTCAAAATCAGTTATGTATTCTTTTATTGCAAATAAAGTTCTCAGATCCATTTTTATATACAAAACTTCAACCATTTTCAAATAATCTACAATTTCTTTACACATACAAGTagattttataacattttcttcCAACAAAGTAATCTATATGTGGTTCGAAATTACAAGATTACCAGGTAAATGTTTGATACGTTTTAATTGTTATAAAAGACTTCTACCTCAGAGCAGACTATATTTCTGTTTCCTGCACCatgattttatgaaaatattacacaCTAGTCCTGTGTGGTAGGACATGGGGTTGAGCCATGCTCGCACACAGGATGTCAGGTCAAGGACAAAATGATGGAAATACTACTGATCCTAACAATACACGATTCAGATGCGAAAAGAAAAGTGTATTGATGCCGGCAGTGGTAAACTGTATGGTACACTCACCTCTCAGGAAACACTTCATCCTCCTCTGAAGACACTTGCACTTTCTGTTCCTGCTGAACTTTGCCCCAATCGAAAAAATCTTCCTGGAAAAGTGAGCAAATAATGAAGACATGACCATCTAGGTCATCCATCGGTTTTCTGTCAGAGATCTAACTTTGCAAACGTAATGAATCCAATCTCATTGTTCAGTAAGGTTTTAATGACTTCTATACAAAATCGAATTCGATCCCCCAAACTGCATTGAAATATATCCTTCATGTATTAGTTAAATTTAGGCTATTTGCCCATATTGAAATGCACTGGAATCAAGTTTCAACCTTGAAAACACGTGCACGAGATGTATAATTATCCCGCAAAATATGTAACCAGAATTGGCCACAATATTTGATAGAACtgcatagtaaaaatatatttaccgaCATATGAATACGTTTAGTTGATGTATCATTGTTGAAAGTCTTATTTCCTCAAAATGTAAATTCTCTAATACGACTTGCTCTTTTCAGATAAGATAGCAGAAAAGATAGGTTTTAGCTCCACACACGCAAATTGGCCTTATTCAGTATAACTATAAAATAGTACATAATACAAATAGTTTCAGTGGACTGAAAAGATTCACATCTCGAAATGGATTGAGGAATGGAATCTGAAATTTATCGTCATTATGAACGCTTGTAAAATATTAAACCATGTATGAATGGGGGTTTttccggcgtttgatatagaataactcttctcgggttctcagccaggtgagttggggATTAGCTTTCGACGGccagctctgccatcttcttcattccctgaagaagatggcagagctagccgtcgaaagcttggaagctaatctccaactcacctggctgagaacctgagaagagttattctattattaaaccAGTTTTGCAAGAGATAAAGAAAGTTATGGTAGATGAAAGTTCGTACTAAACGATGTTAATGctgatatatataataatattctgaatgtGGAATATGTACTATGAATCAACTTGCGAAGGGACAACAGATGTGCTGCTCAGGAAAGTGGTGTAGTTTCACAGATTTGTTTGTGACAAAAGAAACTCAACTCTTTTATAAACAAatctgtattattaatattatttttctataaacttctTAACACATTTACAAAACTTTTCAATCTCTTGTGAGTTTTCACTAAACCTATATATTTGTTCGAATGTATCTATGAATGTCTACCATAGTAATTGCTAGACTATTACAGTAAAGGAAAAAATTTGTGTTTGTGAAAATGAAATCCTGTCCCAAGACACAAGACCTTTCTCCATAAAATCAACATAATTCTCTGTTAACTACCAGAAATATACATTTGAGACTTATTATTAGCTACTTGAAATCTAAAAATGAAAGCCATTCAAGTTTAGAAACTATTGGAAACAAGAAAACAGTTAATATTGCACAATGTTAATTGTTTGGACATACCTTCATTTCACATAACCATGATCCAAGCGCCCAACTATGATCCAAAACTCATTATGTATTACTTAgtccccaagagttcggtgtttgccatttgagGCGCCACTGTAATGGAATTATGATACCCATATTGTGCTtccatctaccattacacgtggcaatgatatggatgcttaccAAAATCAGTGAGCATCGTTGTATTGAATGCGTGAAGAcgcgaaatcattcagtttgtgtttgctgttttattaagctctcctctgtagaactggtaagttaCAGATAGATGATTGTTTGTAAAATTAAACCTgcctatatagtgtttactttcacgtaataattagactggcagaggttatgAACTCTACGTGAAAAATATTTAACCTCATGGCTAGAAAACAGTCCttaactatgtaccacaattgtTCGTAGACCATAGTTACATTTAATTTTgagatatttgttttaattaaatgtaatcaatgtgattatttacttctgcaaatacggtatctcagtacattctaaaacaccatttaacattaatggtccagtaaataaagaagcaggctgttccagcatcaatggcaCTAGCACAAATGATGGTCCAGTAAAACGAAAATGCCAGGTTAGAAGGAAAataaccgtccctgtaagtgactatgagagtgatgaaattgaattggatacagattatgatgtttccagtgttctctccatatttacagacagtgagtcagatgtggaaaagaatacgaaatctgttaaattactgataaaggcacatagttatgtGGTAGTTACTTaagaggaggaattgtggccagggaaagttttggaagtgaagaacaatggagctgttgtttcatgtatgacAAGAAGcagcaattactgaggtggcgagaagtggaagacattttattttatagaaaggagaacataataaaacaaattgaagaccccaaatgcgtctcgaaaaagagagatctattttcaatttcagaattacaagagaagtggagattcaaaggattgGTATAGGTCTTACTGATTgtagttctcagtatggtaaataaacattattagtGAATTTGTGTACATAATTATTTtgataagaatgtgttagtttatttttatgccgtacttttctttaatatacactcaccggcaaaaaaactGGGTCAcctgtgctgaggttcatttagtcattcattttttaatacgtaatagccaacaaagATCTaaaaagaagattcgttcttcttgcaatATTGTGTCTAAATTCCTCAGACTAATTTGAAGCTAAACTGCAGAAGTCTACAGACTagtaagctcttttgaggcagtattggagtacttcattgtatataAATGTTGCTAAGTCCTACTGATTCAGCAAAAGTGATTGCAGTGATAGAAGATAAGAATAGTCAtcattatgtggctgcagttcttgggattcctcaaTCGACCATATAACGGGTGTACCACCATTATAGAGAGACAGGAGGTTcttccaggagacccggttcagggagaaaacgagtaacatGGACTCGTGATGATCATTTTATtatcctaaacacattaagagaTCGTCATTCCACAGCtgttgagaccagaagagccctccaggaaataagacaagttaacgtgagtgagagaactctaagaagacgtctggatgaatgtgacCTGAaatccagaagaccagctaaaggaccagaattgctccagcaacatcatgttgaatGATTAcattttgctcacaatcatgctaattggagagtggggggagtggcgacgagtgctcttcacagatgaatcgagatttagtttacagatggacgtgaaagagtgtggagaggagaaggagaacgtttttctccgtgtaccttcagttcacgtgtcagtttccaaggtggatcagtaatggtatggggtggtATTTggtatgaagctcacacagaacttgttttcattaatgaagGTGCtctgactgctccaagatacatctaAGAGgttctaatttaacatgtggtaccatatgccccacttgtTGGTGAAAAATCCctgttaatgcatgacaatgctcgcccaCATGCTACAAGAAttgtggatgagttccttcacgatgttggattgaataggatgacatggccagcaagaagtcctgatataaagcctattgaatatgtgtggcggaatgctagggaaacgagttagaagtcgtctatctcctcacagcaacttacagcagctcccaAATATTCTAAGTAAAGactggaatagaatcgaccagactgtcATTCAGAATTTGATtgaagggttgaatcggcgaatggtagcagtcatacagtcacggggaggcaatacccgctattagaaacatctgggtggccacaaaatcagttgaacatttggaaggaaattgatacaatttgtaagttttcacaCCTTTTAAATATGTCCATTGTTTGGTGTTGAATATACtaacacaagtcataataaaaaagaGTTTGTTTTTGGAAagcaatattttcatttcataatggggtttctgattctcacctcataaaacaaacaaacaaacaaacaaaattgagaaacttttttttttttttgccagtgaGTGTACTTATTCATTATTGctggaaaatgactttcagatttcatttgtttatgtGAGTTTATGCAGTTtgtactaataaaaatatatccatgtactttttatttatttttaatatttctgtgctagattatgtttctacccttaaattagaaactcaatgtattgatttacgaataattacagctccagctataatCCAtttatgctttcaagcatgaatatatgagtggaccatagttgggcaactcagaatacaactatgtaccaatgcttattatttctttaatacttgcaattaaataatttcaaacacatatgtcaatatttatttaatacacacttACAAGGATCCGAAGccaaaaatttcacttaatctggatgaatagtactcactatacaaagaaattgtgaaaaatgtggaccatagttaggggaaactacggtaattAAAAATGCACTAATTGTATATCTGTGTACTGACAATGAACTTACATCAACTTTACACTTCACGAATGCAAAGCTCGTAGGCACTGGAGTGTGTTCAACTTTTATCTCTGATTTGATTTCGTAACTGTGGTCCACACATTCTGTCTTCATGCCCGTCACTTCCAGATGCGATAAATTCTCTTCCTAAGTAACAAAAttacaacataaataattttatttccctGTTTTAAATTTGACTTAATTTGTAATAGCAGTTAGTATGGTTCTGCATGGTCATTATTAGATAACACTCTCAATATAGGCAACAAATGAGATAAAATTGAAGGCAAAAAGGGAACAAGATCGTATGGAAACAGGCAATAACTGATAATGGTCCAGGTGTTTCTTGTGAAAATAATTCACAAAATGCGACGTGTAAAAGAAACTGACTTATATTCTGCAAAAGTCTTTTGGAGTATGACATGTTATTAATCATTACTCAGAACTATAACAAATATATCCTCCTCT is a window of Periplaneta americana isolate PAMFEO1 chromosome 12, P.americana_PAMFEO1_priV1, whole genome shotgun sequence DNA encoding:
- the LOC138710297 gene encoding uncharacterized protein isoform X5, with the protein product MSPSHPVVMDLIKMKLEDDPLDFQANDNINEREENKASSEEENLSHLEVTGMKTECVDHSYEIKSEIKVEHTPVPTSFAFVKCKVDEDFFDWGKVQQEQKVQVSSEEDEVFPERLNYSGDEQFRGLLGEI
- the LOC138710297 gene encoding uncharacterized protein isoform X4 gives rise to the protein MSPSHPVVMDLIKMKLEDDPLDFQANDNINEREENKASSEEENLSHLEVTGMKTECVDHSYEIKSEIKVEHTPVPTSFAFVKCKVDEDFFDWGKVQQEQKVQVSSEEDEVFPESLPPWSNVPTRERFCLPRREKPDERLFNRHSQ